One stretch of Vulpes lagopus strain Blue_001 chromosome X, ASM1834538v1, whole genome shotgun sequence DNA includes these proteins:
- the SERPINA7 gene encoding thyroxine-binding globulin isoform X1 — MCYHFPSKMPLFLYLALLVLELHCASSIRSEGKVITCNSPPKNATFYKMSSINADFAFNLYRRFTVETPDRNIFFSPVSISAALAMLSFGACYSTQIQILESLGFNLTDTPMAEIQQGFQHLICSLNIPKKELELQMGNTLFIGKQLKPLAQFLDDVKSLYATEVFSTDFSNVSAAQQLINSHVEKQTKGEVVGLIQDLKPNTIMVLVNYIHFKAQWANPFDPSKTEEGFSFSVDKTTTVKVPMMHQMEQYYHLVDTELNCTVLQMDYSKNALALFVLPKEGQIEWVEGAMSSKTLKKWNRLLQKGWIDLFVPKFSISATYDLGATILKMGIQYAFADNANFRGLMGNNGLKFSKAAHKAVLHIGEKGTEALLVPEVRFLDQPEITLLHPIIQFDRSFLLLILEKSTRSILFLGKVVNPTEV, encoded by the exons ATCACTTTCCTTCCAAAATGCCACTATTCCTCTATCTGGCTCTCTTGGTACTTGAGCTTCATTGTGCATCATCTATCAGATCTGAAGGCAAAGTAATCACCTGcaattcccccccaaaaaatgccACTTTCTATAAGATGTCATCCATCAATGCTGACTTTGCATTTAACCTGTACCGGAGATTCACTGTGGAGACCCCAGATCGGAACATCTTCTTTTCCCCTGTGAGCATTTCTGCAGCTTTGGCCATGCTCTCCTTTGGGGCCTGCTACAGCACCCAAATTCAAATCCTGGAAAGCTTGGGGTTTAACCTCACAGACACCCCAATGGCAGAGATCCAGCAGGGCTTCCAGCACCTGATATGTTCACTGAATATTCCAAAGAAGGAGTTAGAATTACAAATGGGAAATACCCTCTTCATTGGGAAGCAGCTGAAGCCACTGGCACAGTTCTTGGATGATGTCAAGAGCCTCTATGCAACTGAGGTATTTTCTACCGACTTCTCCAATGTTTCTGCAGCCCAGCAGTTAATCAACAGTCATGTGGAGAAGCAAACCAAAGGGGAAGTTGTAGGCCTCATCCAAGACCTCAAACCAAACACCATCATGGTCCTGGTGAACTATATTCACTTTAAAG CCCAGTGGGCAAATCCTTTTGATCCATCCAAGACAGAAGAGGGTTTCAGCTTCTCAGTGGACAAGACCACAACAGTGAAAGTGCCCATGATGCACCAGATGGAGCAATACTATCACCTGGTGGATACGGAGTTGAACTGCACAGTGCTTCAAATGGACTACAGCAAGAATGCTCTGGCACTCTTTGTCCTTCCCAAAGAGGGTCAGATTGAGTGGGTGGAAGGGGCCATGTCATCTAAAACACTGAAGAAGTGGAACCGCTTACTGCAAAAGGG GTGGATTGACTTATTTGTTCCAAAGTTTTCCATTTCTGCCACATATGACCTTGGAGCCACCATTCTGAAGATGGGCATTCAGTATGCTTTTGCTGATAATGCCAATTTTCGTGGACTCATGGGGAACAATGGTCTTAAATTTTCCAAG GCTGCTCACAAGGCTGTGCTGCACATTGGTGAAAAGGGAACTGAAGCTCTACTTGTCCCTGAAGTCAGGTTCCTGGATCAGCCTGAAATAACTCTTCTTCACCCTATCATCCAATTTGATAGATcctttctgttgttgattttggAGAAAAGCACCAGGAGCATTCTCTTTCTAGGGAAAGTTGTGAACCCAACGGAAGTATAA
- the SERPINA7 gene encoding thyroxine-binding globulin isoform X2 translates to MPLFLYLALLVLELHCASSIRSEGKVITCNSPPKNATFYKMSSINADFAFNLYRRFTVETPDRNIFFSPVSISAALAMLSFGACYSTQIQILESLGFNLTDTPMAEIQQGFQHLICSLNIPKKELELQMGNTLFIGKQLKPLAQFLDDVKSLYATEVFSTDFSNVSAAQQLINSHVEKQTKGEVVGLIQDLKPNTIMVLVNYIHFKAQWANPFDPSKTEEGFSFSVDKTTTVKVPMMHQMEQYYHLVDTELNCTVLQMDYSKNALALFVLPKEGQIEWVEGAMSSKTLKKWNRLLQKGWIDLFVPKFSISATYDLGATILKMGIQYAFADNANFRGLMGNNGLKFSKAAHKAVLHIGEKGTEALLVPEVRFLDQPEITLLHPIIQFDRSFLLLILEKSTRSILFLGKVVNPTEV, encoded by the exons ATGCCACTATTCCTCTATCTGGCTCTCTTGGTACTTGAGCTTCATTGTGCATCATCTATCAGATCTGAAGGCAAAGTAATCACCTGcaattcccccccaaaaaatgccACTTTCTATAAGATGTCATCCATCAATGCTGACTTTGCATTTAACCTGTACCGGAGATTCACTGTGGAGACCCCAGATCGGAACATCTTCTTTTCCCCTGTGAGCATTTCTGCAGCTTTGGCCATGCTCTCCTTTGGGGCCTGCTACAGCACCCAAATTCAAATCCTGGAAAGCTTGGGGTTTAACCTCACAGACACCCCAATGGCAGAGATCCAGCAGGGCTTCCAGCACCTGATATGTTCACTGAATATTCCAAAGAAGGAGTTAGAATTACAAATGGGAAATACCCTCTTCATTGGGAAGCAGCTGAAGCCACTGGCACAGTTCTTGGATGATGTCAAGAGCCTCTATGCAACTGAGGTATTTTCTACCGACTTCTCCAATGTTTCTGCAGCCCAGCAGTTAATCAACAGTCATGTGGAGAAGCAAACCAAAGGGGAAGTTGTAGGCCTCATCCAAGACCTCAAACCAAACACCATCATGGTCCTGGTGAACTATATTCACTTTAAAG CCCAGTGGGCAAATCCTTTTGATCCATCCAAGACAGAAGAGGGTTTCAGCTTCTCAGTGGACAAGACCACAACAGTGAAAGTGCCCATGATGCACCAGATGGAGCAATACTATCACCTGGTGGATACGGAGTTGAACTGCACAGTGCTTCAAATGGACTACAGCAAGAATGCTCTGGCACTCTTTGTCCTTCCCAAAGAGGGTCAGATTGAGTGGGTGGAAGGGGCCATGTCATCTAAAACACTGAAGAAGTGGAACCGCTTACTGCAAAAGGG GTGGATTGACTTATTTGTTCCAAAGTTTTCCATTTCTGCCACATATGACCTTGGAGCCACCATTCTGAAGATGGGCATTCAGTATGCTTTTGCTGATAATGCCAATTTTCGTGGACTCATGGGGAACAATGGTCTTAAATTTTCCAAG GCTGCTCACAAGGCTGTGCTGCACATTGGTGAAAAGGGAACTGAAGCTCTACTTGTCCCTGAAGTCAGGTTCCTGGATCAGCCTGAAATAACTCTTCTTCACCCTATCATCCAATTTGATAGATcctttctgttgttgattttggAGAAAAGCACCAGGAGCATTCTCTTTCTAGGGAAAGTTGTGAACCCAACGGAAGTATAA